In one Arachis duranensis cultivar V14167 chromosome 9, aradu.V14167.gnm2.J7QH, whole genome shotgun sequence genomic region, the following are encoded:
- the LOC107495294 gene encoding protein MAIN-LIKE 1-like yields the protein MEIRRERLDPYLRRTGFYHASLIKRFEYDNPLISAFVERWRPETHTFHLPWGESTITLEDVAMQLGLPVDGEPVSGTLRSWSKFHQRDIWEWCHELLGEVPPGHVGTTKYNIKLKWLRTRLQQMPLDLDDNGLMQYARSYILYLLGGVLLPDKANNTVHVRYLPLLADFDAISTYSWGSAVLCWLYRSMCLATDYSVEGMAGCHTLLMSWIYYRLPFWAPDVTTAFSFPLATRWAGKKRKNDYAEQRLLRHRLRLDNPQVDEFLWQPYMDPQILSRVPAEFLGHPHGDFYSAVVPLIFFRWIEILNVDRVLRQFGGKQGPPNPPLNIDTFHRQSARNDDGWWPVRLSEWWYSERTRRFLSAPDALHDPRGDVVPADAPAEYERGPVINLPPVP from the exons ATGGAAATTAGGCGGGAGAGGCTTGACCCTTATTTGAGACGTACCGGTTTTTATCATGCCTCTTTGATCAAGCGCTTCGAGTACGACAATCCACTTATTAGTGCCTTTGTGGAACGGTGGCGTCCGGAGACGCATACGTTTCATCTGCCTTGGGGTGAGAGTACCATAACTCTAGAGGATGTAGCCATGCAGCTAGGTTTACCTGTTGATGGTGAACCTGTTAGTGGTACGTTGAGGTCATGGAGTAAGTTTCATCAGAGAGATATTTGGGAATGGTGTCATGAACTTCTAGGTGAGGTTCCCCCTGGCCACGTAGGAACAACGAAGTACAACATCAAGTTGAAGTGGCTCAGAACTCGTCTTCAGCAGATGCCGCTTGACTTAGATGATAATGGTCTCATGCAGTATGCACGTTCATACATACTTTACTTGTTGGGAGGCGTGCTTCTCCCTGACAAGGCCAACAACACAGTCCATGTTCGATATCTGCCTTTATTGGCTGACTTTGATGCCATAAGTACGTACAGTTGGGGTAGTGCCGTCCTCTGTTGGTTATATCGTTCTATGTGCCTCGCAACAGATTACAGTGTTGAGGGAATGGCCGGGTGTCATACCTTGCTCATGTCGTGGATATACTATAGATTACCGTTCTGGGCCCCGGATGTAACAACAGCGTTCAGTTTTCCTTTAGCCACGAG GTGGGcagggaaaaaaagaaagaatgacTATGCTGAGCAGCGCCTACTTAGGCACCGTCTGCGCTTGGATAATCCGCAAGTCGACGAG ttTCTTTGGCAACCTTACATGGACCCCCAGATTCTGTCTAGAGTTCCCGCAGAATTCCTCGGCCACCCTCATGGAGATTTCTATAGTGCCGTTGTGCCTCTAATATTTTTCAGGTGGATTGAGATCCTAAATGTTGACCGTGTGCTGAGACAGTTTGGGGGAAAGCAAGGACCTCCGAACCCACCGCTTAATATTGATACGTTCCATCGTCAATCAGCCCGTAATGATGACGGTTGGTGGCCGGTTCGACTATCCGAATG GTGGTACTCTGAGAGAACCAGGAGGTTTCTGTCCGCCCCTGATGCATTGCATGACCCGCGGGGTGACGTTGTCCCCGCAGATGCGCCGGCAGAGTACGAAAGAGGCCCTGTGATTAATTTGCCTCCCGTTCCCTGA